AATCCTGTAAGGTTGAACCCTTTTTAAAGGATGCCAAACCTCTCGATCATTTTCAATTTGAGCGTTTGGGATATTTCAGCTTAGATTTAGACACTAAAGAAGATAGTCTGGTATTTAACAGGACTGTAGGACTGAAAGATACCTGGGCAAAAATTGAACAAAAGAAAAAATAAGAGGGTGATTTTTAAAGAATCGCTGTTTTTTGATATTTTTTTGGCAAAAGGGCTTGAAATATCATAATATTTTATACTTTTGCGCCTGCATTGTCCTATGGTGTAATTGGCAACACGTCTGATTCTGGATCAGAAGAGTCCAGGTTCGAGCCCTGGTAGGACAACAAAAAAAGCCATCTGCAAGTTTTAACCTGTAGGTGGCTTTTTTATTTACTCCTTTATCGCGGTTCACCAACTTCGTCAACATTGCCTGAACGGAATCGAAGGCAAGATGGCAAAGCCGGGAATCTTCTTATTTTACAATCTTATTGGTAGCTGTATCGGGGAAAATCACTGTAGGTTTGAAGGATTTGGCCTCTTCAAAGTCCATGGAGGCATAAGACATGATGGTGATCACATCTCCAACCGCAGCTTTTCTGGCTGCAGGACCATTCAGGCAAATGTTGCCGCTTCCTTTCCCGCCCTTAATCACATAGGTTTCCAACCTTTCGCCATTGCATAAATTGACCACCTGAACCTTCTCATTTTCAATAATATTGGCTGCAATCATCAATTCTTCATCAATAGTGATGCTTCCAATATAATTGAGATTGGCATCGGTCACAGTAACCCTG
The genomic region above belongs to Bacteroidota bacterium and contains:
- a CDS encoding aspartate 1-decarboxylase; its protein translation is MNIEVLKSKIHRVTVTDANLNYIGSITIDEELMIAANIIENEKVQVVNLCNGERLETYVIKGGKGSGNICLNGPAARKAAVGDVITIMSYASMDFEEAKSFKPTVIFPDTATNKIVK